TCCTTATCCATTGCAATGGTTATCCGATGCAAGAGGAGTTAGAGTAACCAAGCAGGCTTTTATTCATTTATCTATTAACAGTTACTCTCACGAAATTTTGTGTGATATTACCCCAATGCAGGTTGCTCATATCTTGTTATGTTCATAATTGTGCTACTTACCACCACACTACATCTAAATCATTACTTGGCCTTCCCATGgattttgtgtttggtttaacCTTAAGCTCTAATAGGAAAGATTTTATGCTtgtcaattttagaaaaatggctaaatttaatatttctcAAGTTGTTACATTTTGTGGTGTACTGTTATACTTAGTTGTTCTACTTGTTGATTATAGGATAAAGTTAATTGGAGCAACTCATGTCAAGCATCCCAAGAAGAAGTTACATGATCGTGATAAAGTACAAAGTGATCTTGTTTATTTGTCTttcattgaagatttggattcgaggacgaatccttttcaagaaggggagaaTAATAGGAACCAGGACACATGGAACCCAATAAGGGTCCATAGTGTGGTCATCACAAGGCCTATCACTACATCCTTAAAGCATCATTGGTGGAAGAAACAAGAATGCCCAAAAATAATTCCATTTGATAGATGAAAGAATTATAGTGGCCCATTTCAAGTGATATCACAGATTGAAGACAATGCTTATAAGATTCGAGGTCGAATCATTTTTaaagaaggggaggatgatgcgGCGCAACATAATGAAGATCCATTGAGAGTACcaattgggccaatcacaaggcccaagtccaaacaattaaagcaactcttcattggtgatgttcaaagatggtggaaatccaagTCAAACCCAAttacaaaagatgaagaagaactcaaggcttttagtgctaattttgggatttaaattaggcccaaatcagccctattatttgtgttcatcattattttaaattgtttggcatgaaagagaaaacactagtttgtatttagaaaggattccttaaatccctttctaaataggactatatttacttgctttttagattaggtttaggactctttttccaattgtatttaggattataatgatgtccctatacctataaatagggcacaatcatatcagtttagacaggctttcattcaataaaattcttaagtttttctttacacttgtgtaagaaaccttatggctaattgtggactcaattagtgcCTAGTCGTGGACTCGACTAGTAAATTGATTtgtggactcgaatcaatcttcctttcttcaaccttagatttaggttcgtggactcgttcttTAAATCACAGAaaactagatccgactctagttgattgaagattgcatcatcgaggtacttgaaactacaatgggattcttctaagtctttgaggattcgagactaagggtttcttatggtctaaggtatttcgatccatctctatccttactttgggagctatcttaggacaatactccatcgttatttgaaccttggactacGTTCATATCAAATAGAGTATGGGCTGATTCATAGGGAATGGGCtatccaaattaaatattaatttaatgaatataaaacatggtccttcaaagattgggccattaaatatttaatttactataaagaataaaaaatccaaatggaaaatcccttacaagattaaatcaaggaatttggccctttgattaaataaataaactagagTATGGAATATATCTCTATTTAAAGAAACGGAGcccaattaataaaagtaatcacACGGTAGGAACAATTACCGGGGTTCAAGTCATGAATTAAATCCGGGGTAtcacactctaccccccttaaaaggagcttcgtccccgaagctcaaagctcacGGAACCAAGAATCGAATGGTTAGAAAGGAATGAAAGGTCAAGGATTAACGGAGAGATTACCCAGCAAGACATACACTTAAGAACATACTAAACTTCTAATTCCTAGACTCCCAACTTATCCCAAACCATGCACAACATGTATTAACTAAGCTAACCTTCTTATCCTGATTAAATAAGGCAAAAGCATGAACAAGAGATCTATAACACGAAACGGAAACCAAGACCACCTCGAGATGAGCTGCTTGGAGCCTGGAACGGACTGGAATGCAAGTACTCGGGCAGAACCTCTATGCCCAGCTTAGCTTCGATGAAACCCAACCGTTGAAAGCCACGATCTACCTTCAGATTTAACGATGAGAACCTCGCCTAATAGGAACTAGGACACATGGAATCCAATAAGGGTCCATAGTGTGCTCATCACAAGGCTCATCACTACATCCTTAAAACATCATTGGTGGAAAAaacaagaaagcccaagaataATTCCATTTGATAGATGAAAGAATTATATTGGCCCATTTCAAGTGATACCAGGGAATGTCAATTTAGCCCTAAACCAGTGGGCTGGCCCAATAAGCCCTAAAAATTACAGGGCAAAAATCCAACAAAATCAAcccaataaaaaattaatgtaattGGGCTGGCCCTATAGGGTTATTAAGTGGAGTTGGGCTAACCCACTGGATTGACGGGCCAGACCAGTAAACCACCTAATTCTTCTTTGTTCAATTGTTCTGAATCAGATCTTTGAGGAGCCCTACAGCCCTAATCTGCTCCCTAGCTCATCCTGACGTGAACCCAAAACCAGATTGCAGATCTTTGAGGAGCCCTACAGCCCTAATCTGATCCTTAGCTCATTCTGACGTGAACCCAAAACCAGATTGCAATCGATCGCCGATCCAATCAACTCTACTCTTTCCAATCGATCGCGAACCCATAGGCCATAGCCCTCTCTGCTCTTTGTTTAGCATCACCGATTGGAGCCCTACGCCCTACGCCTTACCGCACAGTCAAAATATCACAAGCAGTCCACGCGAACCAATTGTTGCAGCCTGCAGTGTCGCCTACTTGGAGAAGCCACCGCAAATTCGCAACGGCAAGCTGCGATCGGAGGCCAGAAGTCCAGAAGCTATCTTAGTGGACGATAAAAATTCTTAGAATCCAAATGAGAAGTCAGTAAGATAAAAAGATCAGGggtggaaaagaaatttgaTATGAAGTTTCAATTTTAATACTCCAGTTTATATCttgattgaatatatttttattcatttaagAGTCACTAGTAAGGGAAATTCTTTTGAGGTTTCAATTTGATCTACTCAATCACTTGTAGAATATTCcttacattttatattttctacCTTTCGGCTTCCCTCATggaatgataatatgataatctgCACATGTATAATGACACatatctctcttttctttttcttttattttcattttaggaATTTTAATTGCATAAACAACTAAAATTTATTGTTTACCTTTAGTATATTGTTTAACTTTTAAATAGCAGCAGTAATTGCAAGTATATTGGTTAATATTTattctcttattttatttttaggtatAGAAAAATGTCTTTTGAAAATGATACAGTTGATAGTGATAGTGTATGTACTcacaaaagaagaaaatcatCCGAAGTTTGGAATCATTTTTCAACTGTTGAAAAAGGGGAAGATGGTAGAGGGAGGGTTACATGCAATTACtgtaaaaaatcatatttgcaTGATGCTTCCAAAAGTGGAACATCAACTTTAAGTCGTCATTTGTTGACATGCAAAAAGAAACCAGAAGATGCGGGTGCTATGTTAATTGATCAAGAAGGGAAATTGAATAATAGAACTATTGATCAAAAAGTTTGTCGTGAATTAATTGCCCAGTGTACAATTGAACATAATCTTCCATTTAAATGGGTTGAATATAGGAGTGTGAGGTTACTTTGTCAGTATTTGAATCCTGattttcaattcatttctaGAAATACTTTGGCATCAGATGTTTTGCAATTGTATGAAAGACATAAAGAAAGGTTGAAGTTGATATTGAAAAAGATTACCGGTATGCTTTGTTTAACATGTGATGTGTGGACTGCATGTACAAATGCCGGTTATATATGCTTGACTGTGCATTATGTGGACGAAAATTGGGTGttgaataataaaatacttTCATTCTGTGATATGCCTCCTCCGCATTCTGGCTTTGAATTATCTAGGAAAGTTTATGACTGCTTGGTAGATTGGGAGATAGATAGTAAAGTGTTTTCCATAACTTTGGATAATGCTTCTGCCAATGATGTTATGGTGAGACTTCTAAAGCAGCAACTATTGTTACAAAATAGTTTGCTTTGTGGTGGAGAATTTTTTCATGTAAGGTGTTTTGCACATATCTTGAATTTGATTGTTCAAGATGGGTTGAAAGTTGCTAGTGTTGCATTAGGAAAAATTAGAGAGAGCATTAAGTATGTAAAAATGTCTGAAGCAAGAATGATATCATTTCAAGATTGTGCTCAACGTGTTGGTGTTGATATCACTTGTGGACTTGCTTTGGATGTGCCAACTCGTTGGAATTCAACTTATGTGATGCTTGATAGTGCTATACAATATCGTCGTGTTTTTTGCTCTCTTGGATTAAAGGATAGAAATTACAAGTGTTGTCCTTCGGATGAAGAGTGGTCAAGAGGGGAAAAGATGTGTGTATTTTTGTATCCATTTTATGCTATTACCAACTTGATTTCAGGTTCATCCTATCCGACttcaaatttgtattttttgcaAGTTTGGAAGATTGAATGTTTGTTGCTTGAGAATTTAGACAGTGAGGATGAAGTAGTAAAGGGTATGGCTAAGaatatgaaattgaagtttgaCAAGTATTGGGATGAGTACAGTGTAATACTTGCAATGGGAGCTGTTTTTGATCCAAGGTTGAAATTGCAATTTGTGGAATATTGTTATAAGATGCTTAATCCACTTACTTGTCAAGCGAAGATTGAATGGATAAAGAACAAATTATACATGTTGTACGATGAGTATAAGAAGAAGAGTGTTGGTTCTTCATCTTCTAGAGTTTCTACTTCGCAATCACAAGAACCTTTGGTAACAAGTATTTATGGAGTAGGGAGCGGAGGATTGAGAAGTAGAGGAGGACATGGAAAATTGGATGAAACTCTTATTTCTGTAAGTTAATTCTTTTTAGTTCATATTTGCACATACATTTATGTTGTTaatcatatttgtttatttgttattGGTTAACTTGTGTAAATGCTTAAATTATGTAGAGTTATATTGATTATTGAAGCAATGCTGAAAGTGGTCAAGATTCAAAGTCTAATTTAGACAAATACTTGGAAGAAGTGCAAATAAATCAATTGGATGATGTAGATGTGCTTTTGTAttggaaagaaagaaagcaCAGTTATGGGGAGCTTGCTAAAATGGCATGTGATGTGCTTTCTATTCCTATTACAAGTGTCGCCTCAGAATCAGCATTTAGTATTGGAGCTCGTATTTTGAACAAATATAGAAATTGGTTGTGCACGAAATTGGTTGCATGGATTTCCTACAAATggtaatattagtatatttatcaagtttgattcatttttttgtACTATTAAATAAATGCTGTCGTTtttagatgaagatgaagattatgtTGGTGAAGTTGGAGTTGGAGCTTCAAATGTTGAGGGGGAAGAATAAGGGTGAAGTTGGAGGTggagatgaagatgaaaattaTGTTGGAGTTGGAGTAAGAAGATTGTGATTGTGGATTTGTggcattttttgttttgaactttaattttgaTTGTTGATTGTGAATTTGTGGCATTTTTCGTTTTGAACTTTAGTGTTGATCGTGGTTTGTGAATTTGTGGCATGTGAATTATGATTATGTTTAATTTGGAACTGGTTAATGCTTGGTTAATGcttgattatgttttttaaattgtgaataagtAGTGGATAgttactaatatttttaaattttagtttattgatTTAGCCTGTTGAATCAGcccaataatatataatttagggttagggctaacccaacccaaaaacaaaacaaaataaaaccatTTAGCCCAACCCAATAAACCCAACAACCCTGCAGGGTCAGCCCAAAACCATTAGGGTTGGCCCATTTACATCCCTAGACGAAGACATTGCTTATAAGATTCGAGGtcaaatcattttcaagaaggggaggatgatgcgACCCAACATAATGAAGATCCATTAAGTGTATCAATTGGGCCGAtcactagtttgtatttagaaaggacTCCTTAAATCCCTTTGTAAATAGtactatatttacttgctttctagattaggtttaggattCTTTTTCCCATTGTATTTAAGATTATAATGATGTcccctatacctataaatagggcacaatcatatcaATCTAAACAaggctttcattcaataaaattcttaagtttttctttacacttgtgtaagaaaccttatggctaattgtggactcaattagtgcCTAGTCGTGGACTCGACTAGTAAATTGATTtgtggactcgaatcaatcttcttttcttcaaccttagatttaggttcgtggactcgttcttTAAATCACAGAaaactagatccgactctagttgattgaagattgcatcatcgaggtacttgaaacTATAGTGGGATTCTTCTAAACCTTTGAGGATTCAGGTCTAAGGGTTTCtcgtgaggtctaaggtattttgatccatctctatccttactttgggagctatcttaggacaatactccatctttatttgaaccatggactaggttcatatcatCGCCTCAACCATACGGGGTATTTCTTGAATCTGGAGAAGCACGGGATCAACTGGCTGTGCAGAAAGCATAGGATCGTGATGCTCCTTCCTTCGGTGCTCCTAGTTAATCTCGTCCTCTGACTCCTCGTCTCCGGACTCCTCCTCAAAGCTCTCTCATCCTCGTCTTCATCTCCCGTCTGCTCGTCTTCCTCAAGTGCAATCAAGCCCTTCAGCCTCTTGTAGGAAATGTGATAGCGATCTATGAGTACCCTACGCTCATCCGGCGGCATCTTGCTCAACTCGTGGACAGTAATATACTCATTCCCATCCACCTGGAATAAGCCGTAGTGCTGTAGATTTGGAGCATTGAAAGTACCATGAACTGGTTGTTTGGCTACCTCCCCTGTCACACGTACCCTCTTGCTTTGGAATATCCAACTCAGAATCATCCCATATGGCAAATTGCGGTGCTTGGCCGTCTTACAAAACTCCATGTGTGCAATCATCAAACTAGGCAGATTGAACTTGACTTTGTGCTTCAAGAAATAGGTAATAGTACACTCCAGACAAACTTTCCCCTACCAGCATAGTAAGGATTTTCCGCTCTCCGGACAAGTCATACTTAATGGGCCTAGCATCCAAGGTGATGCCATCGTCGTGCCCCAACATGTAACGCAGGTAATCGCGGAATCTCACGTCCCCGGTTTCAATCCAATAATGCCTATCGTACTGGCACACACCACCCAGTGGCAATTTGAGCAACTTAGCGAACCGAGGTGGGTCAAGGACGATCATCACGCCCTTCACAATAGATGTGAGCACGGGCACCTGATTAACCCTTTTAACCCGCATATTTTGCTAAAATTCCTTAACCATGTTGGGCTAAACTACATTCTCAATAAGCAAAAATTGCTCCAATAATCCTTGGAAATTTAACTTATCGACCAACTCGGGTGAAAAATGTAAAGGATCGAGAGCTTTACCATCAATGACAGAGTACTGGATGCTCCTTTGGCCTTCTCCCGTACCGCTTGGATTTCTTCTCGACATTTTTGGGTTGGAGGTTTACTGGACTACCCGTGTAGTTGAAGTGCACCGGAGGTTAAGAAGAAATGCACGGTGATCCTGATGCCCGACGGTGTGCCTCGCCTAATGCTTCTACGGGATTGTTTCACGGAGGGTTGGAGGTTGCGGTACTGCTACGGGGAGGAAAAGAGGCGGAGAAGAAAGGGTCCAATAGATAAAAAAGAAAGGGGTAGGGTTTTATTCTAAGTGGAAAAAGGAAAGTACGAAACTGTCCACACACTTCGCGAAACACCCTCACGGAATGACGCCCACCACCAGTTTACTCCGCTTGCCCACGCGGAAACCTTTCGCGGCATGGTTTGTACCGCTCCACTCTTCCGCAGCCTACGCGAAACACCCCCTGCTCGAAATAAAGTTCGAGTCTTGCACCCTTAGACCAATAGGTTACCCTGGTCGAATGGTCGGGTTTTTCACTTCTCTTGCGATGCTGCGGGTTCGAGCCCACCCGTTGCGACTCCCTCTTCGATTTAATGCTTTTTGAGCTGGAGCTTGACTTAATGAGCGAGCTTAATTCGTGATTTGGGATAGACTTTTGGTCTTACAACTTAAACGCCAACCGAACTTCTAGCTAATCCCATGGTTCGCCTAAGGGTTCAACTGACTATTTGCAATCTAAAAATACCCCCAAGTAAAGTGTCTACATGCAATGCAACTAGGGAATAGGTGTGGGGATTACCTTCATCCAACCCGGTAGCTTTGGCCTGAGTTCGACCCATGACGAAGATCTTCCTTCGCTGCTGTCCACTCTGTGCACCATGACCACATCCTGGCATGCCTCCATTCTTGCCTTTAGTTTCTTTCGGGGGTCGAGTCGAAGCCTGAGCTCGTTGGGCCGCACCTGGCCTAGAATGGAACAGTCCTCCCTTTCCGGATGTGCAATCGAAAGCTCTGTGCCCCCTCTGGCCACAGCTGAAACACTCAACCAAAAACCCTCCGTAATCTCTCCCGGGATGGTCATTCCCGCACTTCCTGCAGTGAAAATGCCACTCCTTGACTCCCTCACCCCTGGGCCCCTGCCCCGTCGCCGGACGAGACGTGCTCTCACCGCTAGCACCTCCCTTCTGGAAGCTCCCCGCAGAACTGGAGCCCGACCTATGCCTCTTGGAGTCTGGCGCACTACTCTCCCTAGATCTCTTGGGTCGGTCTTGCACTCCTCGCCAGATAGTCAACACCCGATAGTGATCCGCCGCGCTGCTACAAGCTTCACTCAGCGTACGGAACCTGAATACAACCAATGCCATGCGGGTGTCCCAGTTCAATCCGCCCACTAACCTTTTGATCTTGCTCTCTTCCGTCGAAACCAACACTGGGGCAAAACAGGCCAGTTCGAGAAAACGCTTGTGATAGTCTTGCACTGACTGAGAACCTTGCTTGAGGTGCAAGAATTCTTCCTACATGGCCACCTTCACGTGCGCGGGGTAGAAACGTGCACGCATCTTGTCCTTAAAGGTCTCCCAACCAAAGCCGGGTTCCTGCCTCATCATTGGGCCCTCGTGGAACCACCAGAGGTCAGCCTCCTACTGCAAATAGAAGCTAGCCATCTTGACACGCCGCCCCTCCGGGCACTCCACCACTTCTAAGATTTTATCAAAGGAGCGAATCCATTCCTCGAGTACGACAGGGTTCTCTTGTCCTGCGAAGAAGGGTGGGTGTTGCCCCGCCACCCTCCGGAC
This portion of the Ipomoea triloba cultivar NCNSP0323 chromosome 5, ASM357664v1 genome encodes:
- the LOC116020215 gene encoding zinc finger BED domain-containing protein RICESLEEPER 2-like, which translates into the protein MAKFNISQVVTFCGVLLYLVVLLVDYRIKLIGATHVKHPKKKLHDRDKVQSDLVYLSFIEDLDSRTNPFQEGENNRNQDTWNPIRVHSVVITRPITTSLKHHWYRKMSFENDTVDSDSVCTHKRRKSSEVWNHFSTVEKGEDGRGRVTCNYCKKSYLHDASKSGTSTLSRHLLTCKKKPEDAGAMLIDQEGKLNNRTIDQKVCRELIAQCTIEHNLPFKWVEYRSVRLLCQYLNPDFQFISRNTLASDVLQLYERHKERLKLILKKITGMLCLTCDVWTACTNAGYICLTVHYVDENWVLNNKILSFCDMPPPHSGFELSRKVYDCLVDWEIDSKVFSITLDNASANDVMVRLLKQQLLLQNSLLCGGEFFHVRCFAHILNLIVQDGLKVASVALGKIRESIKYVKMSEARMISFQDCAQRVGVDITCGLALDVPTRWNSTYVMLDSAIQYRRVFCSLGLKDRNYKCCPSDEEWSRGEKMCVFLYPFYAITNLISGSSYPTSNLYFLQVWKIECLLLENLDSEDEVVKGMAKNMKLKFDKYWDEYSVILAMGAVFDPRLKLQFVEYCYKMLNPLTCQAKIEWIKNKLYMLYDEYKKKSVGSSSSRVSTSQSQEPLVTSIYGVGSGGLRSRGGHGKLDETLISMKMKIMLVKLELELQMLRGKNKGEVGGGDEDENYVGVGVRRL